In Panthera leo isolate Ple1 chromosome F3, P.leo_Ple1_pat1.1, whole genome shotgun sequence, one genomic interval encodes:
- the APCS gene encoding LOW QUALITY PROTEIN: serum amyloid P-component (The sequence of the model RefSeq protein was modified relative to this genomic sequence to represent the inferred CDS: substituted 1 base at 1 genomic stop codon), translating to MDKLLLWVSALASLLGVFAHTDLSGKVFVFPRESSTAYVTLTPKLEDPLKNSTLCFXAYGDLLRTHSLSYNAPGKDSGLLVFRDKVGSYSLYVGRAKATFKVTETAPSPVHICTSWESSTGITEFWVNGKPLVKKGLKQGYTVGGHPKMVLDAYGRGFQKAQSLVGEIGDSYTWDSVLSPEQILLVQQGSHLNPNVLGWCVLTDELKGHVVIKPPVWS from the exons ATGGACAAGCTGCTGCTTTGGGTCTCTGCCCTGGCCAGCCTCCTGGGAGTCTTTGCTCA CACGGACCTCAGTGGGAAGGTGTTTGTGTTCCCTCGAGAATCTTCTACTGCCTATGTGACCTTGACCCCAAAGCTGGAGGACCCTCTGAAGAACTCCACCTTGTGCTTCTGAGCCTACGGTGACCTGCTCCGTACCCACAGCCTCTCCTACAACGCCCCGGGCAAGGACAGTGGGCTCCTGGTCTTCAGGGACAAAGTCGGGAGTTACTCCCTGTACGTCGGAAGAGCCAAAGCCACCTTCAAAGTGACCGAGACGGCCCCCAGCCCCGTGCACATCTGTACCAGCTGGGAGTCCTCCACTGGCATCACCGAGTTTTGGGTCAATGGGAAGCCGCTGGTGAAAAAGGGTCTGAAGCAGGGTTACACGGTAGGAGGTCACCCCAAGATGGTCCTGGATGCCTACGGACGGGGGTTTCAGAAGGCCCAGTCCTTGGTGGGGGAGATTGGGGACTCGTacacgtgggactctgtgctgtccCCAGAGCAGATCCTACTGGTGCAACAGGGCTCCCACCTGAATCCCAACGTCCTGGGCTGGTGTGTGCTGACCGATGAGCTGAAAGGGCACGTCGTCATCAAGCCCCCGGTGTGGAGCTGA